From the Primulina tabacum isolate GXHZ01 chromosome 15, ASM2559414v2, whole genome shotgun sequence genome, one window contains:
- the LOC142527096 gene encoding LOW QUALITY PROTEIN: putative disease resistance protein At1g50180 (The sequence of the model RefSeq protein was modified relative to this genomic sequence to represent the inferred CDS: deleted 1 base in 1 codon) gives MVDAAASWAVGTLRDITIEEVRFLYGVKDKVVNLESDLQRMRDFLEDADKWPERYDSAIVRRRVSNFIDLATRAEDVLEEYAVEVTSKRGERNLKEMLERFACILCECWDVHKIGKEIEGIRASPTHLYFGGNLQDGVWVGAPTQLQMQSLFWRLQQGYGLEVTLLRQVFECNDDQRLQLQRRTYGHVIEEHFVGMKKDRDRVVLHMKNIDDRSSRVISICGMGGLGKTTLARKIYQHKDIPFRFEDRAWVCITQKLHAKAIFQEILRQLLPRENKERVTRVEEAELVEKLYDIQKEKKCLVVLDDIWEINHWNILKNAFPLAESNSKILLTTRNQRVADTAGLFAHNLDFLTEDESWDLLQKIALPNHMEIDLCLAIVHTAYSEQFEATGRQLVRKCGRLPLAVSVVGGILRGQQNPGDWNKVLKNMDTYLQHGNGVDANDKRVEQVLNLSYNVLPYYLKLCFLYFGCFREDEDIRVEDVYLIWMAEGLISSDHKGRNETLWDVAERYLNELASKCMVQLKMNERFKSYRLHDLVRDLCLSKGKEEKFFEDSQGKIRRLAINLGDTNACSVAQFKKANLRSLLLLYKWRPDPYDITNIWQDLLNNALLRSLKVLVLEYCKFEDKKLPRDVRKLVMLKHLSIRYSDVREVPEFVCKLSCLQSLDLRSIYGITLPNSIGKMGRLRHLFLNPRETRTIDGGRQRLDCLMELETFIRFSSKLFDTNHLLKLTNLRRFDGIVHDIESLSVVVDHITKLKDQLREASLEINVEHDLSSEQGLLVIDSLMYCPLNDLSIDGKLRRLPAWDPQLLQNLVSLSLSGSEIVEDPMEILQNLPTLRSLSLDEHSFAGTEMVCKSKGFPQLKSLALWELRNLVGWRVEEEAMPNLSYLCIGFCPKLEMIPERMISMASITNLTVSHMPFNFKSRLRIGGENYPKISHIPFLDLGYQ, from the exons ATGGTTGATGCTGCTGCAAGTTGGGCTGTGGGAACTCTGCGTGATATAACGATCGAAGAGGTGAGGTTTTTATATGGTGTTAAAGATAAGGTTGTGAATCTTGAAAGCGATCTCCAAAGAATGCGTGATTTCTTGGAGGATGCCGACAAGTGGCCGGAAAGGTACGACTCTGCCATCGTGCGTCGTCGGGTTTCAAATTTTATAGATCTGGCAACAAGGGCTGAGGATGTTCTTGAAGAATATGCTGTGGAAGTTACATCAAAAAGAGGAGAGAGGAACTTAAAAGAAATGCTCGAAAGATTTGCTTGCATATTGTGCGAGTGTTGGGATGTTCATAAGATAGGGAAGGAGATCGAAGGTATTAGAGCATCTCCAACTCATCTCTATTTTGGAGGAAATCTCCAAGATGGAGTATGGGTTGGTGCTCCAACCCAACTCCAAATGCAATCTCTATTTTGGAGATTGCAACA AGGATATGGGTTGGAGGTGACCTTAT TACGTCAAGTTTTCGAATGCAATGACGATCAACGCTTGCAATTGCAAAGACGGACATACGGTCATGTGATTGAAGAGCACTTCgttgggatgaagaaagacagaGATCGTGTTGTGTTgcatatgaaaaatattgatgataGATCATCTCGAGTGATTTCTATATGTGGGATGGGTGGTTTGGGGAAGACCACTCTTGCCAGGAAAATTTACCAACACAAGGATATACCATTCCGTTTTGAAGATCGTGCTTGGGTTTGCATTACGCAGAAACTTCACGCAAAAGCTATTTTCCAGGAAATATTGAGGCAACTTCTTCCAAGAGAAAACAAAGAACGAGTAACGAGAGTGGAGGAAGCTGAATTGGTG GAGAAACTATATGATATACAGAAAGAGAAGAAGTGTCTGGTGGTTCTTGATGATATATGGGAAATTAATCATTGGAATATCTTAAAGAATGCATTTCCGCTTGCAGAATCCAATTCCAAAATTTTGCTCACCACTCGAAACCAAAGGGTTGCAGACACTGCAGGATTATTTGCCCACAATCTAGATTTCTTGACAGAGGATGAAAGCTGGGATCTACTTCAAAAGATAGCTCTTCCCAACCAT ATGGAGATTGATTTATGTTTGGCAATTGTGCACACAGCTTACTCGGAACAGTTTGAAGCTACAGGAAGGCAACTAGTACGCAAATGTGGGCGTCTACCCCTAGCAGTATCCGTAGTTGGTGGAATTTTGCGAGGTCAACAAAATCCAGGGGACTGGAATAAGGTCCTCAAGAATATGGACACATACTTGCAGCATGGGAATGGTGTTGATGCCAATGATAAAAGGGTAGAACAGGTGCTAAACTTGAGTTACAACGTATTGCCTTATTACCTAAAATTATGTTTCCTGTATTTTGGATGTTTTCGAGAGGACGAGGATATACGTGTGGAAGATGTTTATTTGATATGGATGGCAGAAGGTTTGATATCATCAGACCATAAAGGGCGAAATGAAACTCTTTGGGATGTTGCTGAACGTTATTTAAATGAGCTAGCAAGCAAATGCATGGTTCAGTTGAAAATGAATGAGAGATTTAAATCATATCGTCTTCATGATTTGGTGAGAGATCTATGTTTGTCAAAGGGAAAAGAAGAAAAGTTTTTTGAGGATTCTCAAGGAAAAATTCGAAGATTAGCTATCAATTTGGGTGATACCAACGCATGTAGTGTTGCACAGTTTAAAAAAGCAAACTTACGATCTCTTCTATTGCTATACAAATGGAGACCTGATCCTTATGATATTACTAACATTTGGCAAGATCTACTCAACAATGCATTGCTCAGATCTCTCAAAGTCTTGGTATTGGAATACTGCAAATTTGAGGATAAAAAGTTACCTCGTGATGTGAGGAAACTAGTGATGCTCAAGCATTTGAGTATAAGATATAGCGACGTCAGGGAGGTGCCAGAATTTGTCTGCAAACTATCATGTTTACAATCATTGGATCTACGATCTATATATGGTATTACGTTACCAAATTCGATTGGTAAGATGGGACGATTGAGGCATCTCTTTCTGAATCCGAGAGAAACAAGGACAATTGATGGTGGGAGACAGAGACTCGATTGCTTAATGGAGTTGGAGACATTTATTAGGTTCAGTAGTAAGCTCTTTGATACTAACCATCTCCTCAAATTAACCAACCTCCGACGTTTTGATGGGATTGTTCATGATATAGAAAGCCTTTCCGTGGTTGTTGATCACATCACTAAACTCAAGGATCAGCTTCGGGAGGCAAGTTTAGAAATTAATGTGGAGCATGATTTGAGTTCCGAACAAGGTTTACTTGTCATTGATTCGTTAATGTATTGCCCACTCAATGATTTGTCAATTGATGGGAAATTGAGGAGATTGCCGGCCTGGGATCCTCAGTTACTCCAGAATCTTGTTTCCTTGTCGCTTTCTGGTAGTGAAATTGTGGAAGATCCGATGGAAATACTACAAAATCTTCCCACGCTACGAAGCCTTTCGTTGGACGAACATTCATTTGCTGGCACGGAAATGGTCTGTAAGAGTAAAGGATTTCCTCAGCTCAAGAGTCTTGCACTTTGGGAATTGAGGAATTTAGTGGGATGGAGAGTGGAAGAAGAGGCAATGCCAAATCTTTCGTATCTCTGCATCGGATTTTGTCCAAAACTGGAGATGATTCCAGAAAGAATGATTTCCATGGCTTCCATCACAAACCTGACCGTTTCTCACATGCCTTTTAATTTCAAATCGCGGTTGAGAATTGGAGGAGAAAATTACCCCAAAATCAGTCATATACCATTCCTTGATTTGGGCTACCAGTAA
- the LOC142527598 gene encoding octanoyltransferase LIP2, mitochondrial-like, which translates to MKAPRRLGVWKMGVVNYLEALKLQDELTSNRKILKVTDILLSLQHPPTYTLGKRRTDHNILVSESELKAMGADLHYTQRGGDVTFHGPHQAILYPIISLREIGLGAKQYVEKLETTMIQLASLHGVEARAGQKGETGVWVGGRKIGAIGVRISSGITSHGLAFNINPDMNYFKHIVPCGLEDKEVTSLQNEVKQVLPPDDVIHEQLISCFVSTFGYTDIIWKDGSSVVSFDQES; encoded by the coding sequence atgaaagCTCCTCGACGCCTTGGGGTGTGGAAGATGGGTGTAGTTAATTACTTGGAGGCACTTAAGCTGCAAGATGAACTCACATCCAATAGAAAAATACTCAAGGTTACGGATATTCTTCTGTCCCTACAACATCCTCCTACATACACTCTCGGCAAAAGGCGAACTGATCACAACATATTGGTTTCCGAGTCTGAACTGAAAGCCATGGGTGCAGACCTTCACTATACACAACGTGGAGGTGATGTCACATTCCACGGTCCTCACCAGGCCATTTTATATCCAATTATCTCATTGAGAGAAATCGGCTTAGGGGCAAAACAGTACGTGGAAAAGCTCGAAACAACAATGATTCAGTTAGCATCTTTACACGGTGTTGAAGCTCGTGCTGGACAAAAAGGTGAAACGGGAGTGTGGGTTGGAGGGAGAAAGATTGGGGCGATCGGAGTACGTATATCTTCTGGGATTACATCTCATGGGTTGGCATTCAACATCAATCCTGACATGAACTACTTCAAGCACATTGTGCCATGTGGGCTTGAAGATAAAGAAGTCACTTCTTTGCAAAACGAAGTAAAACAGGTACTTCCTCCCGATGACGTAATTCATGAGCAGTTGATTTCTTGTTTTGTAAGCACATTTGGATACACTGATATTATTTGGAAAGATGGTTCGTCTGTAGTTTCATTTGATCAAGAAAGTTGA